One genomic window of Elaeis guineensis isolate ETL-2024a chromosome 2, EG11, whole genome shotgun sequence includes the following:
- the LOC105059433 gene encoding probable glutathione S-transferase parA: protein MATAAEKEGVVLLDFWVSPFGQRCRIALAEKGVEYEYKEENLIDKSPLLLKMNPIHKKIPVLIHHGKPICESLIIVQYIDEVWSNNPLLPSDPYERAKARFWADFVDKKVYECGTRLWKLKGEAHEEARKDMIEILKLLEGELGDKKYFGGETFGFVDVAVAPFTAWFYTYETCGKFSVDEECLKLAAWAKRCKGRESVSKSVHDPHKVYEFVGKLKKKFGLE from the exons ATGGCGACGGCGGCAGAGAAGGAGGGGGTGGTGCTGCTGGACTTCTGGGTGAGTCCGTTCGGGCAGCGGTGCCGGATCGCGTTGGCGGAGAAGGGTGTGGAGTACGAGTACAAGGAGGAGAATCTGATCGACAAGAGCCCATTGCTGCTGAAGATGAACCCGATCCACAAGAAGATCCCCGTGCTCATCCACCACGGCAAACCTATCTGCGAATCCCTCATCATCGTCCAATACATTGACGAGGTCTGGTCCAACAACCCCCTCCTCCCCTCCGACCCCTACGAGCGGGCCAAAGCACGCTTCTGGGCGGACTTCGTCGACAAGAAG GTTTATGAATGTGGGACGAGGCTGTGGAAGCTGAAGGGGGAGGCCCACGAGGAGGCCAGGAAGGACATGATCGAGATCTTGAAGCTTTTGGAGGGTGAGCTCGGAGACAAGAAGTACTTCGGGGGAGAGACCTTCGGCTTTGTGGATGTTGCGGTGGCGCCCTTCACAGCCTGGTTCTACACCTACGAGACCTGTGGCAAATTCAGCGTCGACGAGGAATGCCTGAAGCTGGCGGCGTGGGCCAAGAGGTGCAAGGGAAGGGAGAGCGTCTCCAAGTCCGTTCATGATCCCCACAAGGTCTATGAGTTCGTCGGCAAACTTAAGAAGAAGTTTGGATTGGAGTAG
- the LOC140855583 gene encoding probable glutathione S-transferase parA encodes MATAAEDGMVLLDFWVSPFGQRCRIALAEKGVDYEYKEENLSDKSPLLLKMNPIHKKIPVLIHHGKPICESLIIVQYIDEIWSNNPLLPSDPYERAKARFWADFVDKKVYECGTRLWKLKGEAREEDRKDMIKILKLLEGELGDKKYSGGETFGFVDVALVPFTTWFHTYEICGNFSIEKECPKLVAWAKRCMERESVSKSLHDSHKVHEFVGYLKRLFGLE; translated from the exons ATGGCGACGGCAGCGGAGGACGGAATGGTGCTGCTGGACTTTTGGGTAAGCCCATTCGGACAGCGGTGCCGGATCGCATTGGCAGAGAAGGGGGTGGATTACGAGTACAAGGAGGAGAATCTGAGCGACAAGAGCCCACTGCTGCTGAAGATGAACCCGATCCACAAGAAGATCCCCGTGCTCATCCACCACGGCAAACCTATCTGTGAATCCCTCATCATCGTCCAATACATCGATGAGATTTGGTCCAAcaaccccctccttccctccgacCCCTATGAGCGAGCCAAAGCACGCTTCTGGGCTGACTTTGTCGACAAGAAG GTCTATGAATGTGGGACAAGGCTATGGAAGCTGAAGGGGGAGGCCCGTGAGGAAGACAGGAAGGACATGATCAAGATCTTAAAGCTTTTGGAGGGTGAGCTTGGAGACAAGAAGTACTCTGGAGGAGAGACCTTCGGCTTTGTGGATGTTGCATTGGTGCCCTTCACGACCTGGTTCCACACCTATGAGATTTGTGGCAACTTTAGCATCGAGAAGGAATGCCCGAAGCTGGTGGCATGGGCCAAGAGgtgcatggagagggagagtgtTTCCAAGTCCCTTCATGATTCCCACAAGGTCCATGAGTTCGTCGGCTACCTCAAGAGGTTGTTTGGACTGGAGTAG
- the LOC140855582 gene encoding probable glutathione S-transferase parA, translated as MATAAEKEGVVLLDFWVSPFGQRCRIALAEKGVEYEYKEENLSDKSPLLLKMNPIHKKIPVLIHHGKPICESLVIVQYIDEVWSNNPLLPSDPYERAKARFWADFVDKKVSECGTRLWKLKGEAHEEARKDMIEILKLLEGELGDKKYFGGEIFGFVDVALAPFTAWFYTYETCGKFSIEKECPKLTAWAKRCKERETVSKSVHHPHKVYEYVGKLKKKYGVE; from the exons ATGGCGACGGCGGCAGAGAAGGAGGGGGTGGTGCTGCTGGACTTCTGGGTGAGTCCGTTCGGGCAGCGGTGCCGGATCGCGTTGGCGGAGAAGGGTGTGGAGTACGAGTACAAGGAGGAGAATCTGAGCGACAAGAGCCCATTGCTGCTGAAGATGAACCCGATCCACAAGAAGATCCCCGTGCTCATCCACCACGGCAAACCTATCTGCGAATCCCTCGTCATCGTCCAATACATTGACGAGGTCTGGTCCAACAACCCCCTCCTCCCCTCCGACCCCTACGAGCGGGCCAAAGCACGCTTCTGGGCCGACTTCGTCGACAAGAAG GTTTCTGAATGTGGGACGAGGCTGTGGAAGCTGAAGGGGGAGGCCCACGAGGAGGCCAGGAAGGACATGATCGAGATCTTGAAGCTTTTGGAGGGTGAGCTCGGAGACAAGAAGTACTTTGGGGGAGAGATCTTCGGCTTTGTGGATGTAGCGCTGGCGCCCTTCACCGCCTGGTTCTACACCTACGAGACCTGTGGCAAATTTAGCATCGAGAAGGAATGCCCGAAACTGACGGCGTGGGCCAAGAGGTGCAAGGAAAGGGAGACCGTCTCCAAGTCCGTTCATCATCCTCACAAGGTCTATGAGTACGTCGGCAAACTCAAGAAAAAGTATGGAGTGGAGTAG